A stretch of Aerococcus christensenii DNA encodes these proteins:
- the lepB gene encoding signal peptidase I: MRKFIDAVGEFIIIIALSLLLYVGIRHFVGFQFTVKGDSMLPTTVNNQHLVVNRMGDIKRFDIVVLDAPDKSGDKYIKRVIGMPGDTVEYKNNQLYINGKPEEEPYLKTLKDKNPGKKVTQDFSLKDIIGQEKVPEGEYFVLGDNRPVSKDGRYFGTVKKDLLYGNVHWRIWPLSEFGRVN; the protein is encoded by the coding sequence ATGAGAAAATTCATTGATGCTGTTGGAGAATTTATTATTATTATTGCTTTATCTTTACTTTTATATGTAGGGATTCGGCATTTTGTAGGGTTTCAATTTACAGTCAAGGGAGATTCTATGCTCCCAACTACTGTTAATAACCAACATTTAGTGGTCAACCGGATGGGGGACATCAAACGGTTTGATATCGTGGTCTTAGATGCGCCTGATAAGAGTGGCGACAAATACATCAAGCGGGTAATTGGGATGCCGGGAGATACCGTAGAGTACAAAAATAATCAGCTCTATATTAATGGCAAGCCCGAAGAAGAACCTTACTTAAAAACCTTAAAAGACAAAAATCCAGGAAAAAAAGTGACTCAAGATTTTTCTTTGAAGGATATTATCGGACAGGAAAAGGTTCCTGAAGGGGAATACTTTGTCTTAGGGGATAATCGACCAGTTTCTAAGGATGGACGCTACTTTGGAACCGTCAAAAAAGACTTGCTTTATGGGAATGTCCACTGGCGGATATGGCCTTTGAGTGAATTTGGCCGTGTGAATTAA